In Sander lucioperca isolate FBNREF2018 chromosome 21, SLUC_FBN_1.2, whole genome shotgun sequence, the following proteins share a genomic window:
- the pdgfbb gene encoding uncharacterized protein pdgfbb isoform X1 — MSSWVQLLLALLAACLQCGVAEGEPLPAALVELVRNSPISSIEDLQLLLLTDSVDEEDGISAANGGHRLPRSLDAQPAQQALCKVRTEVVEVTRAMLDRSNANFLLWPPCVEVQRCSGCCNTKSLQCVPVVTHTRYLQVMKIEYINKRPTYAKAVVSVVDHVECRCQPAPHPSVPKKKSSRRQHNHQHRNQTLSQGHGQVKVHSKDELHQWDELKQNQRAHLEDLLEHHWSPRGDTFTQPGEGYSLVREDTSRTGEAIPFAPHWAHNSTRLLGTKDQTENQENISSVDNVGAEGKNQLVEGGELLLLNNTEGKVNEGNESRDEGTQTHSPLWQEDRSKLSKSHTSGSSHPVTPNLRAKLSPTEAPGERVGSRFRPTKEPNPEPREQARRRDNETPEVVRILQIEEEKLEQERKELLLLHKRLDQEKETLRQQQLKREAEEREKEKETDRQHHLHGKHHHHLQTTTTQKPATTSTTTTQQPSAPAGPRPPARPKKRMRKNRKRISKAAMRAMLM; from the exons ATGAGCTCGTGGGTCCAGCTGCTGCTCGCGTTGCTGGCGGCGTGTCTGCAGTGTGGCGTAGCCGAG GGGGAGCCTCTGCCTGCAGCCCTGGTGGAGCTGGTTAGAAACAGCCCCATCTCCTCCATAGAGGACcttcagctgctgctgctcactgACTCCGTAG ATGAGGAGGACGGGATTTCTGCAGCAAATGGAGGCCATAGACTACCAAGGAGCCTCG ATGCCCAGCCAGCTCAGCAGGCTCTGTGTAAAGTTCGTACAGAGGTGGTTGAGGTCACCAGGGCGATGTTGGACCGTAGCAACGCTAACTTCCTGTTATGGCCGCCCTGCGTCGAGGTGCAGCGCTGCTCTGGCTGCTGCAACACCAAGAGCCTGCAGTGCGTCCCTGTCGTCACGCACACCAGATACTTGCAG GTCATGAAGATCGAGTACATCAACAAAAGACCCACTTACGCTAAAGCTGTGGTGTCAGTGGTTGATCATGTGGAGTGCCGATGTCAGCCCGCTCCACATCCCTCTGTGCCCAAGAAAAAATCATCTCGCAGACAGCATAACCACCAGCACCGAAACCAGACACTCAGCCAAGGACATGGACAG GTCAAGGTGCACTCCAAGGATGAACTCCATCAGTGGGATGAACTGAAGCAGAACCAGAGGGCCCACCTGGAGGACCTCCTGGAGCATCACTGGAGCCCCAGAGGAGACACCTTCACTCAGCCTGGAGAAGGGTACAGCCTGGTTAGGGAAGACACATCTCGCACTGGAGAGGCTATTCCTTTTGCTCCACACTGGGCACATAACTCCACCAGGCTCCTTGGGACTAAAGACCAAACTGAGAATCAGGAGAACATTTCCTCAGTGGACAATGTTGGTGCTGAGGGAAAGAACCAGTTGGTAGAAGGTGGGGAGTTGTTGCTTCTCAACAACACTGAAGGGAAAGTTAACGAGGGAAACGAGAGCAGGGACGAAGGGACGCAAACGCACAGTCCATTATGGCAAGAAGACAGATCCAAACTTTCAAAGAGCCACACGAGTGGTTCCTCACACCCTGTCACTCCGAATCTTCGAGCCAAGCTCAGTCCTACTGAGGCACCCGGTGAGAGAGTTGGGAGCAGGTTCCGACCGACCAAAGAGCCAAATCCAGAGCCTCGAGAACAGGCGAGACGAAGAGACAATGAGACTCCCGAGGTGGTGAGGATATTACAGATCGAGGAGGAAAAACTGGAGCAGGAGAGAAAAGAGCTTCTACTTCTCCACAAGAGGCTGGACCAAGAGAAGGAGACCCTGAGACAGCAGCAGTTGAAACGTGAAGCGGaggaaagggagaaagaaaaggaaacggATAGACAACATCACCTGCATGgtaaacatcatcatcatctgcaAACAACTACAACACAGAAACCAG